The Aedes aegypti strain LVP_AGWG chromosome 3, AaegL5.0 Primary Assembly, whole genome shotgun sequence genome contains a region encoding:
- the LOC5580278 gene encoding NADH dehydrogenase [ubiquinone] 1 alpha subcomplex subunit 2 has protein sequence MRLSLLRAARLNPAVKELRLHLCQTGEESKGVRDFVSSGYAQLKRENPKLPILVRECSGVQPRLWVRYEMGKEKSVTLTNAGAADVAKHIAELGK, from the exons ATGCGTCTATCATTGCTCCGGGCTGCCCGTTTGAACCCCGCCGTCAAGGAACTCCGTCTGCACCTGTGTCAGACCGGCGAGGAATCCAAGGGAGTACG GGATTTCGTCAGCAGCGGGTATGCTCAACTCAAGCGCGAGAATCCCAAGCTGCCGATTCTGGTTCGCGAATGCAGCGGTGTCCAACCGAGACTGTGGGTGCGCTACG AAATGGGCAAGGAGAAATCGGTTACCCTGACCAACGCTGGCGCCGCCGATGTAGCAAAGCACATTGCCGAGCTGGGCAAGTAG